The Pseudanabaena yagii GIHE-NHR1 genome segment TTCTAAAGAACTTGAGGCTATCTGGAATAGAAACTTGCATTATGTAAGCCCTTTTACTGATGTTTAGATACTGATGCTTAGATTTGGAAGTCAGCAACGGAAAAAATTATCTAATATTTTTATATTTTGTCAAGTATTAATTAATTAAATTATCTTGTACCAATATTACCCTTGTGAAATTCTGTGTTTTAGATTGCTATGATGATATTAATTAAGCAACGAAAAATTAAAAACGAATAAAGGGTTTATGTCATCAGCGCTCAGTGTAGAAAAATTAGTCTCCGATGCCAAAGAGACCGCTAGCAAATTAGGAATTAAAAAATTTGATATTTACGGCGCGATCGTCGATGAAACTAGCGCTGAAGTCGATAGTGGCGCACCCAAACAAGTATCCGCATCCAATCGCGCCAGCATCACCGTGCGCGTCTGGAATGATGAGGGAACTGTCGGCGTTACTTCTACCACCAATATCGATCGCGTTGGCTTAGAACTTGCACTCCAAAGCGCCCATGAAGCTAGTTTCTTTGGTGCTAAAGAAAATATTCCTGATTTTAGTCCTGAAGCGATTGCTGATATTCCTGCACGCGAGCCACAAACTGCACCGCAAACTGCGATCGAGCAACTCGTAGAAACACTTTTGGGTGCTGAGAAGGAATTGTTAGATGCACATCCTGCGATCGCAGGGGTTCCCTATAATGGACTTTCTCAACGCGATCTCAGCCGCTTCTATCTCAATAGTGATGGTGCAATGCGAAATGAAAGTAGTTCCTATAGCTCCATTTATCTCTATACTAAAACTGAAGAAGAAGGCAGAAAACCTCGCAGTGCAGGAGCCTATCGCATTAGCCGAGACTTTGCGAGTTTAGATGTCAAGGGTTGTGTTGAGGAAACTGCCGAGAAAACAATTAGTCATTTGAACTATGACAAAATCAAATCTGGCAAATACTTAGTCGTATTTTCTCCCGAAGCATTTCTGAGCTTGATTAGTGCGTTCTCTAGTCTCTTCAATGCCCAAAGCATTCTTGATAAAAACAGTCTCTCTACACCCGAATCGCTTGGTACTCAGATTGCCTCACCCCTGCTAGATGTGAGCGATGATGAACTCCATGTGGGTAACATTGGCGCATCCACCTTTGATGGCGAAGGAACTCCCACTCGCCGCATTCCTTTAATCGTAAATGGGATTTTAACTAATTTCCTCCATAGTTCTGTAACCGCAAAACGCTTAAATGCTCAACCGACGGGTAATGGGAGTGTTGGCGCAAAGGTTTCCGTCAGTCCCAACTTCTTCCATATTGAGCGTAGTAAAGCTGCTAATTCTACCAATGAGAAAGTCTATGACTTGGCAACGGTTGAGAATGTAATTTTGATTGATGATTTGCAAGCACTCCATGCGGGTGTGCAAGCATCTCAAGGTTCTTTCTCTCTGCCCTTTGATGGTTGGCTAGTGAATAAAGGCGATCGCATGAGTATCGAGGCAGCAACGGTCGCTGGTGATATTTTGGAATTGCTCAAGGCGATCGTCTATGTCGAGCCAGAG includes the following:
- a CDS encoding TldD/PmbA family protein; protein product: MSSALSVEKLVSDAKETASKLGIKKFDIYGAIVDETSAEVDSGAPKQVSASNRASITVRVWNDEGTVGVTSTTNIDRVGLELALQSAHEASFFGAKENIPDFSPEAIADIPAREPQTAPQTAIEQLVETLLGAEKELLDAHPAIAGVPYNGLSQRDLSRFYLNSDGAMRNESSSYSSIYLYTKTEEEGRKPRSAGAYRISRDFASLDVKGCVEETAEKTISHLNYDKIKSGKYLVVFSPEAFLSLISAFSSLFNAQSILDKNSLSTPESLGTQIASPLLDVSDDELHVGNIGASTFDGEGTPTRRIPLIVNGILTNFLHSSVTAKRLNAQPTGNGSVGAKVSVSPNFFHIERSKAANSTNEKVYDLATVENVILIDDLQALHAGVQASQGSFSLPFDGWLVNKGDRMSIEAATVAGDILELLKAIVYVEPEVKITPSGVAPQVWVEGLSITGEA